One window from the genome of Oceanisphaera sp. IT1-181 encodes:
- a CDS encoding mobilization protein, giving the protein MSKSDDRLAKLEEKRAKINAEIQRVKAREQQQKRKDETRQKVLIGAMILAKVDSKEWPEDRLQTAMDQFLDRDSDRELFGLGKKGVVSSDNNAPE; this is encoded by the coding sequence ATGAGTAAATCAGATGATCGACTAGCTAAACTTGAAGAAAAGAGAGCGAAAATAAACGCCGAAATTCAAAGAGTAAAAGCAAGGGAGCAGCAGCAAAAAAGGAAGGATGAAACAAGGCAGAAGGTTCTGATTGGTGCGATGATATTAGCTAAGGTTGACAGCAAGGAATGGCCAGAAGACAGGCTGCAAACTGCTATGGATCAATTCTTAGACCGTGATAGTGATAGGGAGCTTTTTGGACTTGGTAAAAAAGGCGTTGTCAGCAGTGACAATAACGCCCCTGAGTGA